In Caldicellulosiruptor obsidiansis OB47, a single window of DNA contains:
- a CDS encoding glycosyltransferase family 2 protein: MDVKISIVIPTLNAEKYIRTQIERIFAQTIKPCEVIYIDSTSNDNTQKIILEYIEKNLPIKLKIIKREEFNHGRTRNEGAFLSRGNIIVFMTQDAIPYNEVWLENLIKPFGVRDDVACVFARQMPFVDATPIIKRELINHFNSFKSEDSDYTFQKVDFNDRNSLKVYNEKKHWFWFNSNVCSAVRKDIFLQIKFKEIPYAEDQVFGKEIIEKGFCKVYAHNAIVLHSHNYTLINFFKRYFDEYRGLKVSLDIDLVNKYNVLKVIFGNIVQDVKYIFNNVDKRRVYWLIYSILFEILRGGGAFLGSNYDKIPLSLQKYLSLEGKAIKPPR; this comes from the coding sequence ATGGATGTAAAAATTAGTATTGTTATACCAACTCTTAACGCAGAGAAATACATACGAACTCAAATTGAAAGAATTTTTGCTCAAACTATAAAGCCATGTGAGGTAATTTATATTGACTCAACCTCTAATGATAATACACAAAAAATAATTCTAGAATATATAGAAAAGAACTTACCGATCAAGTTAAAAATTATAAAACGGGAAGAATTTAATCATGGAAGAACAAGAAATGAAGGAGCGTTTTTATCAAGAGGAAATATAATAGTATTTATGACACAAGATGCTATTCCGTATAATGAAGTATGGCTAGAAAATTTAATTAAGCCGTTTGGAGTAAGAGATGATGTTGCATGTGTTTTTGCGAGACAAATGCCATTTGTGGATGCAACGCCTATAATCAAAAGAGAATTAATAAATCATTTTAATAGTTTCAAATCGGAAGATAGTGATTATACATTTCAAAAAGTTGATTTTAATGATAGAAATTCTTTAAAAGTGTATAACGAAAAAAAACATTGGTTTTGGTTTAATTCAAATGTTTGCAGTGCTGTTAGAAAAGATATTTTTCTTCAAATAAAGTTTAAAGAAATACCATATGCAGAAGATCAGGTATTTGGGAAAGAAATCATTGAAAAAGGGTTTTGTAAAGTATATGCCCATAATGCTATTGTGCTCCATTCTCATAATTACACTCTTATAAACTTTTTTAAGAGATATTTTGATGAGTATAGGGGTCTGAAAGTTTCATTAGATATAGATTTAGTAAATAAGTATAACGTTTTAAAAGTTATATTTGGCAATATAGTACAGGACGTAAAGTATATTTTTAACAATGTTGATAAAAGAAGGGTTTATTGGCTTATATATAGTATATTATTTGAAATTCTAAGGGGAGGTGGAGCGTTTTTAGGTTCAAATTATGATAAGATACCTTTATCCCTCCAAAAATATCTATCGTTAGAAGGCAAAGCTATAAAACCGCCTCGCTAG
- a CDS encoding glycosyltransferase family 2 protein, whose amino-acid sequence MNNIEVIIPTLLKNMYIFNVLSSLKNIKGKKGNINVTVINNTNMQITNEAKFINLNIKEILLGDNQGFSKAVNIGINVTKEKLIFLINDDAMIYNAFEIKQIEDLFEKHEDIFSLSCKMISHDFPNLLDDAGDMYTILGWQFKRGNGLPKELYDRPCEIISSCGGAAIYNKKILDEIGYFDEDFFAYLEDVDLGLRALMRGYKNLYYPYISVLHVGSATTGGKYNDITIRLTARNSIYVIYKNLPLPLLIINFPFILLGYLIKFIFFAKKGKGKIYISGVLEGLKNLPKFKEKRKENMRKKEISNIKLEWILIKATFEYFHQYVKRTLYNLRGAKK is encoded by the coding sequence GTGAACAATATAGAGGTTATAATACCAACTCTATTAAAAAATATGTACATTTTTAATGTTCTATCATCGTTAAAAAATATAAAAGGTAAAAAAGGTAACATTAACGTTACTGTTATCAACAATACAAATATGCAGATTACAAATGAGGCTAAATTTATTAATTTAAACATTAAAGAGATATTGTTAGGGGATAATCAAGGATTTAGCAAGGCGGTTAATATAGGGATAAATGTAACTAAAGAAAAATTGATTTTTTTAATAAATGATGATGCTATGATTTATAATGCGTTTGAAATAAAACAAATAGAAGATTTATTTGAAAAGCATGAAGATATATTTTCTCTATCGTGTAAGATGATTTCCCACGATTTTCCAAATTTACTTGATGACGCAGGTGATATGTACACTATCTTAGGTTGGCAATTTAAAAGAGGCAATGGTCTTCCGAAAGAACTTTATGATAGACCGTGTGAAATTATTTCCTCATGTGGTGGCGCTGCGATCTATAACAAAAAAATCCTTGATGAGATAGGTTATTTCGATGAAGATTTTTTTGCATATCTTGAGGACGTAGATTTAGGTTTAAGAGCGCTCATGAGAGGATATAAAAATTTATATTATCCTTACATTAGTGTGTTGCATGTTGGAAGTGCGACAACAGGCGGAAAGTATAATGATATTACTATCAGACTTACAGCAAGAAACTCGATATATGTTATATACAAAAATCTTCCCTTACCTCTTTTAATAATTAATTTTCCCTTTATTTTATTGGGATACTTAATCAAATTTATATTCTTTGCTAAAAAAGGAAAAGGAAAAATTTACATAAGTGGAGTTCTTGAAGGACTAAAGAATTTACCTAAATTTAAAGAAAAAAGAAAGGAAAACATGAGAAAAAAGGAAATTTCTAACATTAAGCTTGAATGGATTCTTATTAAAGCTACATTTGAATATTTTCACCAATATGTAAAAAGAACACTTTACAATTTAAGAGGTGCAAAGAAATGA
- the rfbD gene encoding dTDP-4-dehydrorhamnose reductase: MILITGSKGQLGSEFIKQFENKYNVKGIDIEQVDITDLDSTVNYISAIKPSIIIHCAAYTNVDGCERDKDIAFKVNAIGIRNVAMAAEKVGAKLVYISTDYVFDGEKEKPYNEFDRPNPISIYGLSKLAGEEFVKTFCSRYFIVRIAWLYGENGNNFVKTIVKLAKEKGEIDVVNDQRGNPTFTKDVVQAVEVMMNSEKYGIYHVTNEGIASWYDFACKIVDTFGINCKVNPTTSDKFIRPAKRPKNSALDKMMLRLEFGYKMRRWEEAFEEFAMLMKGRI; this comes from the coding sequence ATGATACTAATTACAGGTTCCAAAGGCCAACTTGGAAGTGAATTTATAAAGCAGTTTGAAAATAAATATAATGTGAAAGGTATTGACATTGAACAAGTTGATATTACTGATCTTGACAGTACAGTTAATTATATTTCAGCCATAAAGCCCAGCATCATCATCCACTGTGCGGCTTACACCAATGTAGATGGGTGTGAGAGGGACAAAGACATTGCTTTTAAAGTAAATGCCATTGGGATACGAAATGTTGCAATGGCTGCAGAAAAAGTTGGTGCAAAGCTTGTATATATATCTACCGACTATGTATTTGATGGAGAAAAAGAAAAGCCATATAACGAATTTGATAGACCAAATCCGATAAGTATATATGGCCTTTCTAAACTTGCGGGAGAGGAATTTGTTAAAACTTTTTGTAGCAGATATTTTATAGTGAGGATTGCCTGGCTGTATGGTGAAAATGGTAACAACTTTGTAAAAACAATTGTAAAACTTGCTAAAGAAAAAGGCGAAATTGATGTTGTTAATGATCAAAGAGGTAATCCCACATTTACCAAAGATGTTGTTCAAGCTGTAGAAGTAATGATGAACTCAGAAAAATATGGGATATACCACGTAACAAATGAAGGCATAGCTTCTTGGTATGATTTTGCATGTAAGATTGTGGACACGTTTGGGATAAACTGCAAAGTCAATCCAACTACAAGTGATAAATTTATTCGCCCAGCAAAACGTCCCAAAAATTCAGCACTTGACAAGATGATGTTAAGACTTGAATTTGGATATAAAATGAGACGTTGGGAAGAGGCTTTTGAAGAGTTTGCTATGCTGATGAAAGGAAGAATATAG
- a CDS encoding glycosyltransferase family 2 protein — protein sequence MDLSIIIVNYNTRNLLRKTLESIYKNPTYRELEIIVVDNASSDGSQEMVKKEFPDVILIENKQNLGFAKANNIGIRIAKGKYILLLNSDTEVLKGTLDSCIDFLEKDEAKEIGILGCKVVLSDGKLDLACRRGFPTPKNSFFKIFGFAKLFPKSRFFAGYNLTYLDENQSYEVDSVVGAFMLIRREVIDKIGLLDEDYFMFGEDIDFCFRAKQNGFKVYYYADAKIIHHKRGSGRNLKVLSAFYDSMWIFYRKHYYDKYPKSLALLIFVTIKLIKFLKLVQTKIKNTFSERKKGHA from the coding sequence ATGGATTTGTCCATAATTATAGTTAATTACAATACCAGGAATTTGCTCAGAAAAACTCTTGAGTCAATATATAAGAATCCCACCTATAGAGAACTTGAAATAATTGTGGTGGACAATGCTTCAAGTGATGGTAGCCAAGAGATGGTAAAAAAAGAATTTCCAGATGTTATTTTGATTGAAAATAAACAAAATTTAGGGTTTGCTAAAGCTAACAATATAGGTATAAGAATTGCAAAGGGAAAGTACATATTGCTTTTAAATTCAGATACAGAAGTTTTAAAGGGCACACTTGATAGTTGTATAGATTTTTTGGAGAAAGATGAAGCTAAAGAAATTGGAATTCTTGGATGCAAAGTGGTGCTTTCAGATGGCAAGCTTGATTTAGCATGTAGAAGGGGGTTTCCTACCCCTAAAAATTCATTTTTTAAGATATTTGGATTTGCGAAGCTATTTCCTAAAAGTAGATTTTTTGCAGGTTACAATCTTACATATCTTGATGAAAATCAATCTTATGAAGTTGATTCGGTTGTTGGGGCGTTCATGTTGATAAGGCGTGAAGTTATAGATAAGATAGGTTTACTTGATGAGGATTATTTCATGTTTGGTGAAGATATAGATTTTTGTTTTAGAGCTAAGCAAAATGGGTTTAAGGTTTACTATTATGCTGATGCAAAAATCATTCATCACAAAAGAGGTTCTGGCAGGAATTTGAAGGTTTTGTCAGCTTTTTATGATTCAATGTGGATCTTCTATAGAAAACATTACTATGATAAATATCCAAAGAGTTTAGCTTTATTGATATTTGTTACAATTAAATTGATTAAATTTTTAAAGCTTGTTCAAACAAAAATAAAGAACACTTTTTCGGAAAGGAAAAAAGGCCATGCATAG
- a CDS encoding undecaprenyl-phosphate glucose phosphotransferase, which yields MHSLKSLYANLNKVFDIVVVFLSFFIAWFIKFESNLFPKVGHLDVENYLLILAIFLPSYFLLALISKVYQPAAKSSALRVSLKLFRANVISLAVVVIIFYIIKQVDYSRIFLALFTLINFTLSLISRYILIRLIISNKTKFIKQENILIIGANDLSDNLILKIKTSPYVEYNVIGIIDDYSKSALAKSSELENVIKMHHVDEIIIALRLEEYKKLPWIINICEKYGIRTYIIPDYLRYIPSKAQIEEFEGIPLINIRYSPLDEWTNRFIKRSFDIVVSLIGLILCLPLFIIIAILIKLTSKGPVLFTQERVGYNRRIFKMHKFRTMYVQDPDEEKVRWTTKDDPRRTPIGRILRRLSLDELPQLWDVLVGNMSLVGPRPERPYFVEKFKEEIPKYMIKHRVRPGITGWAQIHGLRGDTSIEERIKYDIWYIENWSFWLDIKIILATIFGGKFMENAY from the coding sequence ATGCATAGTCTTAAGAGTTTATATGCAAATCTTAATAAAGTTTTTGACATAGTAGTAGTTTTTTTATCTTTCTTTATTGCGTGGTTTATAAAGTTTGAAAGTAACTTGTTTCCCAAAGTGGGTCATTTAGATGTTGAGAACTACTTGCTGATATTAGCTATATTTTTGCCATCTTATTTTTTGTTAGCTCTTATTTCAAAGGTTTATCAACCAGCAGCAAAAAGTTCAGCATTGAGAGTGTCACTCAAACTTTTTAGGGCAAATGTAATATCGTTGGCAGTTGTTGTTATAATTTTTTACATTATTAAGCAAGTTGATTATTCAAGAATTTTTTTGGCATTGTTTACGTTGATAAACTTTACTTTAAGTTTGATTAGTCGGTATATTTTAATACGTTTGATAATTTCAAATAAAACCAAGTTTATCAAACAGGAAAATATTCTCATCATAGGAGCAAATGATTTATCAGATAATTTAATTCTCAAAATCAAAACCTCACCTTATGTTGAGTATAATGTGATCGGCATTATTGATGATTACTCAAAGAGTGCGCTTGCTAAGAGCTCTGAACTTGAAAATGTCATAAAGATGCATCATGTAGATGAGATAATCATTGCTCTGAGACTTGAGGAATATAAAAAGCTTCCCTGGATAATAAACATCTGTGAGAAATATGGCATAAGAACATATATAATTCCAGATTATTTAAGGTATATTCCCTCAAAAGCTCAAATCGAAGAGTTTGAAGGAATTCCTCTTATAAACATACGATATTCTCCCCTTGACGAGTGGACAAACAGGTTTATAAAAAGGAGTTTTGATATTGTTGTTTCTCTGATTGGACTGATTTTATGTCTTCCTTTATTCATAATTATTGCAATTTTGATAAAATTGACATCAAAAGGGCCAGTTTTGTTTACTCAAGAGAGAGTAGGTTACAACAGGCGCATTTTCAAAATGCACAAGTTCAGAACCATGTATGTTCAAGACCCTGATGAAGAAAAAGTGAGATGGACAACAAAAGATGATCCAAGAAGAACACCAATTGGCAGGATTTTGCGCAGGCTTTCTTTAGATGAACTTCCACAGCTTTGGGATGTTTTGGTTGGCAATATGAGCCTTGTTGGACCAAGACCTGAAAGACCATATTTTGTAGAAAAGTTTAAGGAGGAAATCCCGAAATACATGATAAAGCATCGTGTGCGCCCAGGAATTACCGGCTGGGCTCAGATTCATGGACTCAGAGGAGATACTTCAATTGAAGAGAGGATAAAATATGATATCTGGTACATAGAAAACTGGTCTTTTTGGCTTGATATTAAGATCATATTAGCAACCATATTTGGTGGAAAGTTTATGGAAAATGCATATTAG
- a CDS encoding macro domain-containing protein: protein MSAKEILQKIIIKKGDITKEQVDAIVNAANSHLKHGGGVALAIVRAGGQEIQKESDEIIKKIGFLPTGNAVITNAYRLPCKFVIHTVGPIYGEGNEDEKLSRAIYNSLYLAHLYNLKSIALPAVSSGIFGFPKDRCAKILIDTSIDFLSSIKTSIEKVVFCLFDDETFNYFLSYYNSKFSS from the coding sequence TTGTCTGCAAAAGAGATTTTACAAAAGATCATTATCAAAAAAGGTGATATAACAAAAGAGCAGGTTGACGCAATTGTAAATGCTGCAAATTCTCACTTAAAACATGGCGGTGGCGTTGCTCTTGCAATTGTAAGGGCAGGTGGGCAGGAGATACAAAAAGAATCAGATGAGATTATAAAAAAGATTGGCTTTCTGCCAACAGGAAATGCTGTGATAACAAATGCTTATCGCTTGCCTTGCAAGTTTGTAATACATACAGTCGGACCAATCTATGGTGAAGGCAATGAGGATGAAAAGCTCTCTAGAGCAATCTACAACAGCCTGTATCTTGCTCACCTTTACAATTTGAAAAGTATAGCACTGCCAGCTGTTTCAAGTGGCATATTTGGCTTTCCAAAGGACAGGTGCGCAAAGATTTTGATTGACACTTCAATTGATTTTCTAAGCAGCATCAAAACAAGCATTGAAAAGGTTGTCTTTTGCCTTTTTGATGATGAGACATTTAATTACTTTTTAAGCTACTATAATAGCAAATTCAGTAGTTAA